The Clostridium sp. AWRP genome has a window encoding:
- a CDS encoding DNA-binding protein, with protein MDYITTKEAARNWGITDRMVVYYCSAERIKGAEKMGNTWLVPAHAKKPADGRYRNSKVKDGENK; from the coding sequence GTGGATTATATAACAACAAAAGAAGCAGCTAGAAATTGGGGAATCACAGACAGAATGGTAGTGTACTATTGCTCTGCTGAGAGGATTAAGGGAGCTGAAAAAATGGGAAATACATGGCTTGTTCCTGCCCACGCTAAAAAACCAGCTGACGGACGATATAGGAACAGTAAAGTAAAGGATGGTGAAAATAAATGA
- a CDS encoding response regulator transcription factor: MKRIFLVEDDKTIARNLVLLLRSEGFTVTHASTRSDALDAIAGNKFDLALIDISLPDGNGFTVCTEIKEMQDVPVIFLTASGDEASVVTGLNMGADDYITKPFRPRELIARIRKALRKSGRFPSTFEICGLHVDMASGVVKKDDSEVFLSALEYRLLLVFINNPKSIITRSRLLDELWDAAGEFVNDNTLTVYIKRLREKIENNPASPQIILTVRGTGYRLGEGYVSK, translated from the coding sequence ATGAAACGGATATTTTTGGTTGAGGACGATAAGACAATTGCCAGAAACCTTGTGCTTTTGCTCCGCTCGGAGGGATTTACAGTTACTCACGCATCTACGCGTAGTGATGCCCTTGACGCAATTGCTGGGAATAAATTTGACCTGGCGCTTATAGATATTTCTTTGCCTGATGGAAATGGCTTTACGGTTTGCACGGAAATCAAAGAAATGCAGGATGTCCCTGTTATTTTTCTGACGGCTTCCGGCGATGAGGCAAGTGTTGTTACCGGGCTAAACATGGGCGCCGACGACTATATAACTAAGCCTTTTCGTCCGCGTGAACTTATTGCACGAATTAGAAAAGCCCTGCGAAAAAGCGGTCGTTTTCCATCAACTTTTGAAATCTGCGGGCTTCATGTTGATATGGCAAGCGGTGTCGTGAAAAAGGACGACAGTGAAGTTTTTCTTTCAGCCTTAGAATACCGCTTGCTTCTGGTGTTTATTAACAATCCCAAAAGTATTATCACAAGGAGCAGGCTGCTTGACGAATTGTGGGATGCTGCGGGCGAGTTTGTTAATGATAATACATTGACCGTGTACATTAAACGCCTACGGGAGAAGATAGAGAACAATCCAGCAAGCCCGCAAATAATTCTGACCGTTCGCGGGACTGGATATAGATTGGGGGAGGGGTATGTTTCGAAATAG